A single Triticum dicoccoides isolate Atlit2015 ecotype Zavitan chromosome 2A, WEW_v2.0, whole genome shotgun sequence DNA region contains:
- the LOC119359300 gene encoding uncharacterized protein LOC119359300 — translation MKGRKRHHAMSCCVVLTVLVILGILSIVLYILYRPLPPRVVTSPVETIVQDFSLLPPSLTLSASVHVMASNPSRAPFRYGETVTAVTYHGEPVGTTVVPAGKIGRRTTTWVAPVTVVDGIKVAESPHFASDVVAGALPFVVVVRLDGKALVLRAFEVSVTVEVVCYVQVYVLQGDSSSNCVSRVRTGPGRNY, via the coding sequence ATGAAGGGGAGGAAGAGGCATCACGCCATGTCCTGCTGCGTGGTGCTCACCGTTCTCGTTATCCTGGGCATCCTCTCCATCGTGCTCTACATCCTGTACCGCCCGCTCCCGCCGCGCGTGGTGACGTCGCCCGTGGAGACCATCGTCCAGGACTTCAGCCTCCTCCCGCCGTCGCTCACGCTGTCCGCCAGCGTGCACGTGATGGCGAGCAACCCAAGCCGCGCGCCGTTCCGGTACGGGGAGACGGTGACGGCGGTGACGTACCACGGCGAACCCGTGGGGACGACGGTGGTGCCGGCCGGCAAAATCGGCAGGCGGACGACGACGTGGGTGGCTCCGGTGACGGTGGTGGACGGGATCAAGGTGGCCGAGAGCCCGCACTTCGCCAGCGACGTGGTGGCCGGGGCGCTTCCGTTCGTGGTGGTGGTGAGGCTGGACGGGAAGGCGCTGGTGCTGCGCGCGTTTGAGGTGAGCGTCACCGTCGAGGTGGTGTGCTACGTCCAGGTCTACGTCCTCCAGGGGGACAGCAGCTCGAACTGCGTCTCGAGGGTCCGCACAGGGCCTGGACGTAATTACTAG